The following DNA comes from Lynx canadensis isolate LIC74 chromosome C2, mLynCan4.pri.v2, whole genome shotgun sequence.
ATAATgacaagcaaaataagtcagagaaagaaaaataccatatgatttcactcatatgtggaatttaagaaacaaaacaaactggggcacctgggtgtctcttGGTTAAGCATCATActtctaacttcggctcaggtcatgatctcatggttcgtgagttcgagccccatgtcaggctcgctgctatcagcatggagcctgctttggatcctctgtcccccccctctctctgcccctccccctgctcatgctctctctctctctctctctctctctctctctctctctcaaaaaaaagaaacattaaaaagataagcaTAGGACACCCtgtaaaaaatgagaaacaaaacaaatgagcaaaggaaaaaagagagagagagagaaaggcaaaccaagaaacagactgttaactatatagaacaaactgatggttaccagagaggagaggatgggggatgggtgaaataggtgatggggattagggaatgcacttgtgatgagcactgggtgatgtatggaatttttggatcactatattgtacacctgaaactaatataacattgtgtgttaactatactggaattaaacattttaaatgatgcaTTTACATTTCCACATTCCCAAACTATGTAACCCTGGAAAAGTCACTTAACCCTTCTgtagaatgggaaaaataaactcTGTCTAGCAGGGTCATTATGAGAACCAAATTAGCTAAGCCATCTCTAGGCTTAGCCCAGGGCCTTGCAGTCAGTGATGTGCCCTCTAGAGTTCATACAAATGTGAAATCTGTGGGGGCTTGGAAAATTTGTTTCTCAGTTCTCTTCCCACTGGATCCCTGAAGTATGCAGAAAGGAGCTCTGGAGGTACccgtgtgtgtttgtatgtgtcaTTTACACCAGCCTCAATTCCCCTTTGTGTAACTGGGGTACCCTCATttgcagggttgttgtgagaaagTGAACTTGACATACAGCCTCATCTACCTTGTCAGTAATTCCAAAAGCTAAAACTCTGTCTTCAGCTGACCAAGACTTCCCACGCATGGAACCTTCACATCCTTCCCCTACTGGGCCACATTTCAACATTCGATACAGCCAAGAGTTAGTGAGTGCCTCCTATGTGCTCTATTTTAGGTTCCGAAGAATACCAAGAGGGTGGGTCCTGAATACCTGCGGTTCTCATCTGGCCCCATAGCCTCTCACCCCTTCCTCAGGCCAGTGACAGACACCTGCTCTCTGACTCAGCACAGACACCGTCACAACTGGTCTCCTTCCTACACTTAGGGATGTGACAGGAGGCAGTGGGACCAACTGCTGACTGAAGGTGGACTTTAGACCCTAGGCAGCCCACCATGGgagtgctctctgctgtcaactgTTGGCATCACACCTCAGAAGCCAGCTCCAGAGCCAGCTCTAGCTTCCAGAAGGGCATCTGAGGTGTATGGGACAGATCTCCCAATGCCCGGATGCTGGCCGCAAATGCTAACTGAGGTAATCGTAGGTCAAAAGTATGTTGTTGGGTTTTCACAGTGGTGATGGATGGATTGACAGGTATATAGTCAGAATgagattttacataaaaatctggTTTGCtgatttctcttgaaaaatctgAGGACCTTGCAACAAGTGGCCTGCACTCTGACATGTCAAGAACTGGCTGAATCTTGGGCTTCAAACCTTTTCCTTGGGCACAAATTATACTCTAGCACATTCCCTGAAAAAATCGCCTTAAAGGTGATAGATGCACTTACAAAAGAGATTGCctgtctcaggaaaaaaaattgttctttcctgcaaaatgaaaaatgcagcatCAGTCTAACCAGGACCCTCTGTGCGTCTAGAAACAAACCCAAGGCATGGCAAGCTgggagaaactgaaaaaaattacactaaaataataaaaatgtttgtgtCCTTAATATACAAAGGGTggttataaatcaataagaaatagaaaggggtgcctgggtggctcagtaggttaagcgtccaactttggctcagatcatgatctcacatttcatgggttcgagccctgggttggactctgtgctgacagctcagagcctggagtctgcttcagattctgtgtctccctctctctctgctcctcccctgcctttctctctctcaaaaacaaatagattggggttcctgggtggctcagttggctaaccatccgacttcagctcaggtcatgatctcacggttcatgggttcgagccccatgttgggctctgtgctgacagctcgcctggagcctgcttcagattatgtgtctccctcccccactcattctctctctgtctttctctctctctctctctctctctctctctctctctctctctctcaaaaatgaataaatgttaaaaaacatggggcgcctgggtggcgcagtcggttaagcgtccgacttcagccaggtcacgatctcgcggtccgtgagttcgagccccgcgtcgggctctgggctgatggctcagagcctggagcctgtttccgattctgtgtctccctctctctctgcccctctcccgttcatgctctgtctctctctgtcccaaaaataaataaacgttgaaaaaaaaaaaaaaaaacattcatatgttgaaatcctaaccctcaatgtgatgatattagaaagtggggcctttgggaggtaattaggtcatgagggtgaagccctcACGAGTGGGATTAGTTTCTCTATAAAaaggaccccagagagctcccttgacCCCTTCCCCTATACGAGAATTCTACAAGAAAAGTGCCCTCTGCCACCAGAAGAGGATCCTTACTAGAACCTGACCGTGCTGGCACCCTAATCTTGGCctaccagcctccagaactgtgaaaaataaatttctgttgtttataaaccacccagtccgtggtactttgttactgcagcccaaactgactaagacGGAACCATGTCTGCTTGATCCAGCAGTATTTTCAGCAACTAaatcagtgcttggcacacagaagGGGCTTGGTTAATATTCATTGACTGAATTCACTAATGAATATCAAAGTCAGGATCAGAAATCAAGACTCTTCGTCCCTAGTCCATTCTGCTGAAATTAATCTTACACAAGTAAATTTAACAGGTAGCAAAACCGTTAGCTGCCTCTCCTAAcacccattttcttctcttcctccttaaaTTTTTCAGCATCTCTTGCAGTGAGTGAGTGAGATGTAAAGGCAAGTGTTACACAGTACTTATAGGAAGTTTTCATAAAATAGGAGGAGGGGTACgttcctccttccttcatcctGCTGCCTGAAATGCAGACATAATGGGCTGGATACCAAGCAGCCATATAGACCAGGGGCTATGGACGCTAAGGATAACAAACAAGAGAGATGCAAGAAACCTGGGTCCCCAATGACCACAGTGACCACACCCCCCCTGAATCGCCTGCCTTCAGACTTCTTttacatgagagagaaataagCTTCTATATTTTATACACCAATGGTCTTTGGGATTTTTGTATTATAGACAGAGAAAGCTGAGCCTAAGCGATACGTGGGtaaacccccccacccctggggaacATGGACATGAGCTGCACGCTGGCACTCCAGGAACCAGTTCTATAACATAGAGCCAGTGTGGGCTCTATTTGTTACCTGGACCCACCTCCCCAGTCACTGACCCCTCTGGGCTTTGAATCAGGTCCCTGTAAGTCCTGGGACAGTGCTTACGGCAGAGATTTTCCACCAGCGTGTTGCTCCCTCTAACCACAGTCCTTCCTTCGTTGTTCATGTAGTTCCACAGATGCAGGGCGTAGGAGTCATTGAAGCTCAGGTCTTTGTCCCAGACTTCATAGTAGCGCCTCCACTCTGGATAGGAGATGGGGTAAAATCTCTGAGGGTGTAGGAAGGACAGGTTCAAACACCTGAAATCACTCACCTCCTGGAAGTCTCTAAGTTTGCACCACAGTCTCAACATCCTTGTCATCAAACTGGGACCCTGGTTGCCCCAAATGTCTGAATTGTAGTGTTCGACAAAGTTTTCCATGCACTCCCACAGgaaggggtggtgggggaggaatCCAAACACCCCGTTACTAGAGTACTGAGAAGACTGTGCAGCCAGAAAGTTCTCCTCAGGGATGGGCCGGATGGAGATGACATCGGTGTCCATGTAGATGCCGCCATATTTCCAGATGATGGCCAGGCGGGACGCATCTGAGCTGACGTGGAGCCAGTTGCTCTCCACACTGGCGTTGATCTGCAGGAACACGTGCAAATCAGCCACAGCAGCgggagaaaaaggaagggtgTCACAACGTGAGGCCAGCCCATGGTAGCTGAGGAGAAGGAAGCAAGCCAGCTTCTCGAAAATCTGCTTACAAAAACCCAATTTTACAAATTGACCAAACTTACCTCCACCCCAAAATTTGCCTGTAAGTGAAAAGTTTACAGCAACCAGTGTCAATGGGCAGACTTTGCAAGCTTTTAAAGAATTCAtgaatttggtttttgtttgtttttaattaaagcagTAGAATGGTAAAGAAGAAACCCTGAAGGGATTTCACAATAAACCATATGAGCCATTTTCAGCAGGGTGTAGTTTAACCACAAATATGAAACTGTGAAGCAGGAATTTTTTGAGTCCTAGAAATGCTaaaaactaataaagaaaaagtaaactagGAAACTATAGAATAGATCAATATGTATGCTTCTTGAGAAATTGgtaaaagaatcttaaaatgcATGCATGCCTTCTTTCactaattatttcctttaatgatAGTCATTGAGGCCctaatttccttcaaaaaaaatttttttaacatttagttatttttgagagccagagagagagcacaagtgggggaggggcagagagagagagagagagagccaaaatcggaagcaggctccaggctctgagttgtcagcacagagctcaacgcagggctcaggctcacgaagtgtgagatcatgacctgagccgaagtcagacacttaaccgacagagccacccaggcaccccattgagGGCCTACTTTCAATGTGCCAAGCTCTGTTATAGCTGCTAGGGAGAGAGCAATgaacagacagacaaaaatccctaCCTGGAggagatagatgataaataaatcaatatataataTGTCAGGTGTTCA
Coding sequences within:
- the A4GNT gene encoding alpha-1,4-N-acetylglucosaminyltransferase yields the protein MLKELQFFLSAILLLACVFFYQLSLKSSCLFSCLPPQKAQQDPEALLGHGHGIVFIETSERMEPTPLVSCAVESAAKTYPEKPVVFFMKGLNTTTRLPSNSTYPAFSLLSAIDNVFLFPLDMKRLFEDTPLRSWYTHINASVESNWLHVSSDASRLAIIWKYGGIYMDTDVISIRPIPEENFLAAQSSQYSSNGVFGFLPHHPFLWECMENFVEHYNSDIWGNQGPSLMTRMLRLWCKLRDFQEVSDFRCLNLSFLHPQRFYPISYPEWRRYYEVWDKDLSFNDSYALHLWNYMNNEGRTVVRGSNTLVENLCRKHCPRTYRDLIQSPEGSVTGEVGPGNK